A genomic window from Luteolibacter sp. LG18 includes:
- a CDS encoding LamG-like jellyroll fold domain-containing protein, with product MDHDRLEFLLNRYFDQALAPDEKAEFEGLLLASSEARDLFWERSRWNSAIRQWAEEEGGRIDPAAEPLPVPQPARGVLRPLPRRPVAARPVFRSKPRTSHAATWALAAAAAVVFGFVGWQHWGPKPPAKAAGFAKLVRSEAVAWAEGASHSDGDTLRGEVLELKSGVVQLDFSRGARVVVEGPARFEILSDNSAALREGKLHATVPPSAHGFKVEAPGFVAVDYGTQFGCSVTPMGTPEVHVFEGAVGVAANQSKEVMLNQNHAVRLAGQAWDDIPARPDAFVNETTFSGYEEAKRQLEQWSRNHHELSNLPGTLVHYDFETLEGESRDTLVNRVPQALPGTNGSITGCHWTGGRWPGKRALEFNSPDDRVRLALPGDYPAMTFLASVRVANTLLRVNSLVRSYDEERIGEVHWFISDKETMAWSVRVSPRGTANQLQHAFSEPVIQGDAVGSWILLATVYDGHQVTHYLNGQPVGTAEVDQTKSVSPSQLDIGNGNLIRAPRSERETATNFSGCIDELAILSVPLSGDDIRRLYERNRQAQ from the coding sequence ATGGACCACGACCGCTTGGAATTCCTGCTGAACCGCTACTTCGACCAAGCGCTCGCGCCTGACGAAAAAGCGGAGTTCGAGGGACTGCTGCTGGCCTCCAGCGAGGCCCGCGACTTGTTCTGGGAGCGGTCGCGGTGGAACAGCGCGATCCGCCAGTGGGCGGAGGAAGAAGGCGGCCGGATCGATCCCGCCGCCGAGCCGCTGCCGGTTCCCCAACCGGCCCGCGGCGTCCTGCGTCCCCTGCCCCGTCGACCGGTGGCGGCACGCCCCGTTTTCCGATCGAAGCCCCGCACTTCCCACGCCGCCACTTGGGCGCTGGCCGCCGCGGCCGCGGTCGTGTTCGGCTTCGTGGGGTGGCAGCATTGGGGGCCGAAGCCGCCCGCGAAGGCAGCGGGCTTCGCGAAGCTCGTTCGCAGCGAGGCAGTCGCGTGGGCGGAGGGCGCGTCCCATTCGGATGGGGACACGCTGCGCGGCGAGGTGCTGGAATTGAAGTCCGGCGTGGTGCAGCTCGATTTCTCCCGCGGGGCGCGGGTGGTGGTCGAAGGCCCCGCCCGTTTCGAGATCCTTTCCGACAACTCGGCGGCTCTGCGCGAGGGCAAGCTCCACGCCACCGTGCCGCCCTCGGCTCACGGCTTCAAGGTCGAGGCCCCCGGGTTCGTGGCGGTGGATTACGGGACGCAGTTCGGCTGCTCCGTCACCCCTATGGGAACGCCCGAGGTGCATGTGTTCGAGGGGGCCGTGGGAGTCGCTGCGAACCAATCCAAGGAGGTGATGCTGAATCAAAACCACGCCGTGCGTCTCGCCGGTCAGGCATGGGATGACATCCCGGCGCGGCCGGATGCCTTCGTCAACGAAACGACTTTCTCCGGCTACGAGGAGGCCAAGCGGCAGCTCGAACAATGGAGTCGCAATCACCACGAACTCAGCAACCTCCCGGGGACGCTGGTGCACTACGATTTCGAAACGCTCGAGGGGGAAAGCCGCGACACGCTGGTCAACCGGGTTCCCCAGGCGCTGCCCGGGACCAACGGCAGCATCACCGGCTGCCATTGGACGGGCGGCCGCTGGCCGGGCAAGCGGGCGCTGGAATTCAACTCGCCGGACGACCGGGTGAGGCTGGCCCTGCCCGGCGACTATCCGGCCATGACTTTCCTCGCCTCCGTGAGGGTGGCCAACACTTTGCTGCGGGTGAACAGCCTCGTTCGCTCCTATGACGAGGAGCGGATCGGCGAGGTCCATTGGTTCATCTCGGACAAGGAAACCATGGCCTGGAGCGTGCGTGTCAGCCCGCGCGGCACGGCAAATCAATTGCAGCACGCCTTCTCCGAGCCGGTGATCCAAGGCGACGCGGTGGGATCGTGGATCCTGCTCGCCACCGTCTACGACGGCCACCAGGTGACCCATTACCTCAACGGCCAGCCGGTCGGCACCGCCGAAGTTGACCAGACAAAATCCGTCAGCCCGAGCCAACTGGACATCGGCAACGGCAACCTCATCCGCGCGCCACGGTCGGAACGCGAGACCGCCACGAATTTCTCCGGCTGCATCGACGAGCTGGCCATCCTGTCCGTGCCGCTTTCAGGCGACGATATCAGGCGGCTTTACGAGCGGAATCGCCAGGCTCAATAA
- a CDS encoding twin-arginine translocase TatA/TatE family subunit, with translation MGPLGTPELILIFIVILLLFGAKKLPELARGIGKSMGEFKKARDDFEREITRSADESARVKEAPNKEPRQEGEYKKDATDA, from the coding sequence ATGGGACCGCTCGGCACACCTGAACTGATTCTGATCTTCATCGTCATCCTTCTCCTCTTCGGGGCGAAGAAGCTTCCGGAGCTGGCCCGCGGCATCGGCAAGAGCATGGGCGAATTCAAGAAGGCCCGCGACGATTTCGAGCGCGAGATCACCCGCTCCGCGGATGAAAGCGCCCGCGTGAAGGAAGCTCCGAACAAGGAGCCCCGCCAAGAAGGCGAATACAAGAAGGACGCGACCGACGCCTGA
- a CDS encoding sigma-70 family RNA polymerase sigma factor: protein MPDAPSPEQTAHVQGQFVQHLPALRGFVLSLVSNFSLVDDVVQETFITVTRKAGDYEPGTNFRAWVWTIARFKTLQLIEKHGKSEECLSPEVIDTLCQHESAEEWPMEELLGKLPGCMAKLAPKARQAIDLRYMQAMRPPEIAEAMRWTVDAVHVALARARVTLRDCVNGAIAADAAAEH, encoded by the coding sequence ATGCCGGACGCCCCGTCACCCGAGCAAACCGCCCACGTGCAGGGACAATTCGTCCAGCATCTGCCCGCCCTGCGCGGCTTCGTGCTGTCGCTGGTGAGCAATTTCAGCCTGGTGGACGACGTGGTGCAGGAAACCTTCATCACGGTGACGAGGAAGGCCGGGGACTACGAACCGGGCACCAATTTCCGGGCCTGGGTCTGGACCATCGCGCGCTTCAAGACGCTCCAGTTGATCGAGAAGCACGGCAAATCCGAGGAATGCCTTTCGCCGGAGGTCATCGACACCCTGTGCCAGCATGAATCCGCCGAGGAGTGGCCGATGGAGGAGCTGCTGGGCAAGCTGCCCGGTTGCATGGCAAAGCTGGCCCCGAAGGCCCGGCAGGCGATCGACCTGCGCTACATGCAGGCGATGCGCCCGCCGGAGATCGCCGAGGCGATGCGCTGGACCGTCGATGCCGTGCACGTGGCCCTGGCCCGGGCGCGGGTCACCCTGCGGGATTGCGTCAACGGAGCCATCGCCGCTGATGCCGCGGCCGAACACTGA
- the hrpB gene encoding ATP-dependent helicase HrpB yields MSLPVFEIEAALRSAVSVPDRARLLLKAPTGSGKSTAVPGMIADAGIPGKIVVIEPRRMAARLLAGWVAKLRGTPLGAGVGYSVRFDSRYGRDTKIVYVTDGVFQRWLQDDPLLSDVGAVVFDEFHERRLAVDVALARCLDLQDGRRPDLKVLVMSATLETAGLADYLAPAETLEAGGRTFPVEILYRPERAPQHDRRGGPPRETPVWERMAAVCREAMAMPDPGNVLMFLAGTHEIRKTIEALQNSSFTRGWDVFPLYSSLPPAAQEAAIAPGPRPKIIVATNVAETSLTIDGVRTVIDSGLARVASFDPRRGIDTLHIKKISRASAEQRAGRAGRTAPGRCLRLWSEAEHARREAFEAAEVRRVDLGECVLLLKAAGVPEIRDFRWLDAPAEEALQRAEHLLHDLGALDVHGVLTDEGRKMAALPLEPRFSRLMLAGTEQGCVAETAFIAAAVQGEGIFASRPGSAGRKDFIFAEDGSDFAGEWRAFESAEAMNFDPQRCGQLGIHGRGAREVAQGFDRLAALAKRAGWEWNAIDFRGNRERVAKAMLASFSDRLGIRLGQGTLACKMVGGRKGKLDDDSCARHSPAFVAAEITEVEAREIIVHLRRATGIDPEWLRELFPEDFSLTDGAAYDETRRRVVSRKETKFRDLVIEAKESDHHVNLDAAAEILAARVLSGELILKNWDAQVEQWTARLSGLGKWMPELEMPGWGDEDRAAAIAQICHGAVAYKDIKERSVWPVLREWLSGTQRAALDSYAPERINLASGQSAKITYEPGKDPWISVKAQHLFGVWETPTIAAGRVPLVVHILTPGQKPWQMTKDLKSFWAGGYAQMKKEVAGRYPRHPWPDDPKAWLASGGKK; encoded by the coding sequence GTGTCGCTGCCTGTTTTCGAAATCGAAGCCGCCCTTCGCTCCGCCGTCTCCGTGCCGGACCGCGCCCGGCTTCTGCTGAAGGCCCCCACCGGTTCCGGCAAGTCCACCGCCGTGCCCGGGATGATCGCGGACGCCGGGATCCCCGGGAAGATCGTGGTGATCGAGCCCCGCCGGATGGCCGCCCGCCTGCTGGCGGGCTGGGTGGCGAAGCTCCGCGGCACGCCGCTCGGGGCCGGGGTGGGCTATTCCGTCCGCTTCGACAGCCGTTACGGCCGCGACACGAAGATCGTCTACGTCACCGACGGCGTGTTCCAGCGCTGGCTCCAGGACGATCCGCTGCTCTCGGATGTCGGCGCGGTGGTGTTCGATGAATTCCACGAACGCCGTCTGGCGGTGGATGTGGCGCTGGCCCGCTGTCTGGACCTCCAGGACGGCCGCCGCCCGGATCTCAAGGTGTTGGTGATGTCCGCCACCCTCGAAACCGCCGGGTTGGCCGATTACCTCGCGCCTGCGGAGACGCTGGAAGCCGGTGGCCGCACTTTTCCAGTGGAGATTCTTTACCGGCCGGAGCGTGCGCCGCAGCACGATCGCCGGGGCGGCCCGCCGCGCGAAACGCCGGTGTGGGAGCGCATGGCCGCCGTCTGCCGGGAGGCGATGGCGATGCCCGATCCGGGGAACGTCCTGATGTTCCTGGCGGGCACCCACGAGATTCGGAAGACCATCGAGGCGCTCCAGAACAGTTCGTTCACCCGTGGATGGGACGTTTTCCCGCTCTACAGCAGCCTGCCGCCCGCCGCCCAGGAGGCCGCCATCGCGCCGGGGCCACGGCCGAAGATCATCGTCGCCACCAATGTTGCGGAAACCTCGCTGACCATCGATGGCGTCCGCACCGTGATCGATTCCGGGCTGGCCCGGGTTGCCTCGTTCGATCCCCGCCGCGGGATCGACACCCTCCACATCAAGAAGATCTCCCGTGCCTCCGCCGAACAGCGGGCGGGTCGCGCGGGCCGCACCGCGCCGGGCCGCTGCCTGCGGCTGTGGAGCGAGGCCGAGCATGCGCGCCGCGAGGCCTTCGAGGCGGCCGAGGTCCGGCGTGTCGATCTCGGCGAGTGCGTCCTGCTGCTGAAGGCGGCGGGCGTTCCGGAGATCCGGGACTTCCGCTGGCTGGATGCCCCCGCCGAGGAGGCGCTGCAGCGGGCCGAACATCTGCTCCACGACCTCGGGGCGCTCGATGTCCACGGAGTGCTCACGGACGAAGGCCGGAAAATGGCCGCCCTGCCGCTGGAGCCGCGCTTTTCCCGGCTCATGCTGGCGGGCACCGAGCAGGGCTGCGTCGCTGAAACCGCCTTCATCGCCGCGGCGGTGCAGGGGGAGGGGATTTTCGCCAGTCGACCGGGCAGCGCGGGCCGGAAGGATTTCATCTTCGCCGAGGATGGCAGCGATTTCGCCGGTGAGTGGCGCGCCTTCGAGTCCGCCGAGGCGATGAACTTCGATCCCCAGCGTTGTGGTCAACTCGGCATCCATGGCCGCGGCGCCCGCGAGGTGGCCCAGGGTTTCGATCGCCTCGCCGCCCTCGCCAAGCGCGCGGGCTGGGAGTGGAACGCGATCGATTTCCGCGGCAACCGCGAGCGCGTCGCGAAAGCGATGCTGGCCTCGTTCAGCGACCGCCTCGGCATCCGGCTGGGGCAGGGAACGCTCGCCTGCAAGATGGTCGGCGGCCGCAAGGGCAAGCTCGACGACGATTCCTGCGCCCGCCATTCGCCCGCCTTCGTGGCGGCGGAGATCACCGAGGTGGAGGCCCGCGAGATCATCGTCCATCTCCGTCGTGCCACTGGCATCGACCCGGAATGGCTGCGCGAACTGTTTCCGGAGGACTTCTCCCTCACCGATGGCGCGGCGTATGACGAAACCCGCCGCCGGGTGGTGTCGCGGAAGGAAACCAAGTTCCGTGACCTGGTGATCGAGGCGAAGGAGAGCGATCATCATGTGAACCTCGATGCCGCGGCGGAGATTCTCGCCGCCCGCGTCTTGTCCGGCGAATTGATCCTAAAAAACTGGGACGCTCAGGTGGAGCAATGGACCGCCCGCCTGTCCGGCCTCGGCAAGTGGATGCCGGAGCTCGAGATGCCCGGCTGGGGCGATGAAGACCGCGCCGCCGCGATCGCTCAGATCTGTCACGGCGCGGTGGCTTACAAGGACATCAAGGAGCGTTCCGTTTGGCCGGTGCTCCGCGAGTGGCTGAGCGGCACGCAGCGCGCGGCGCTCGATTCCTACGCACCGGAGCGCATCAATCTGGCCAGCGGCCAGTCCGCGAAGATCACCTACGAGCCGGGGAAGGACCCGTGGATCTCGGTGAAGGCCCAGCACCTTTTCGGAGTGTGGGAAACCCCGACCATCGCCGCGGGGCGGGTGCCGCTGGTGGTGCACATCCTCACGCCGGGCCAAAAGCCGTGGCAGATGACGAAGGACCTGAAGAGCTTCTGGGCGGGCGGCTACGCGCAGATGAAGAAGGAGGTGGCGGGCCGCTATCCGCGCCATCCCTGGCCGGATGACCCGAAGGCTTGGCTGGCTTCCGGCGGCAAGAAGTGA
- a CDS encoding alpha-amylase family glycosyl hydrolase, with translation MSRRPVIYQLFVRLFGNTRPTVPGGTLDQNGCGKFNDIDDAALANLAATGFTHVWLTGVLEQASGTSYPDRPADDPAILKGIAGSPYAIRDYFDVCPDYAVDPTKRLDEFKTLLARCARHGLKPVIDFVPNHVARTYASDVRPELTFGAGDDTSVFFATDNHFFYLRPTDPGGGPPLRLPVADGLFEPERFVGKVTGNNLISWAPSINDWYETVKLNYGHDFTTGRNTSHLPGIDAPIDQVPKTWRTMDAILSHWQEFGVSGFRTDMSHMIPLEFWRWAVKRCRERDPDVFFFGEAYDSDPMKLTDSDVLQGLLDAGFDAIYDHPPYKVLKGIYDGSNWANDLNPLPFETHFHHSVRYAENHDEVRLASFLHWGGLGLPVGKPVSAILLGMSRGPIMMYNGQEVGEQATERMGFGGGDGRTSIFDYGSMPEVVKMRQGGLAPSQIDLRQWYADLLGLVGEPAFTAGDFYGLNFANGDNPNFGRVGNESYSGHWLFAFLRHDAASGQAFLVITNLNGRETLRNVHVRIPYDALHGLGRDQDASIHFSERLSHPLEIDAFTQSLPGLGLPVGDLAPFEVRILAF, from the coding sequence ATGTCCCGCCGACCTGTTATCTATCAGCTTTTCGTCCGCCTTTTCGGCAACACCCGTCCCACCGTGCCCGGGGGCACCCTCGACCAGAACGGTTGCGGGAAGTTCAACGACATCGACGATGCCGCTCTCGCGAACCTCGCCGCCACCGGTTTCACCCACGTCTGGCTCACCGGCGTGCTCGAGCAGGCCTCCGGCACTTCCTATCCGGACCGCCCGGCCGATGATCCGGCGATCCTCAAGGGCATCGCGGGCAGCCCCTACGCCATCCGCGATTACTTCGATGTCTGCCCGGACTACGCCGTCGATCCCACCAAGCGTCTCGATGAATTCAAGACCCTGCTGGCGCGGTGTGCCCGCCACGGCCTGAAGCCGGTCATCGACTTCGTGCCGAACCACGTGGCCCGCACCTACGCCTCGGACGTTCGCCCGGAGCTTACCTTCGGGGCGGGGGACGACACCTCGGTGTTCTTCGCCACCGACAACCACTTCTTCTACCTGCGCCCCACCGATCCCGGCGGCGGCCCGCCGCTGCGCCTGCCGGTGGCCGACGGCTTGTTCGAGCCGGAGCGTTTCGTGGGCAAGGTGACGGGTAACAATCTCATCTCCTGGGCACCCTCGATCAACGACTGGTATGAGACGGTGAAACTCAACTACGGTCATGACTTCACCACCGGCCGCAACACCTCGCACCTGCCGGGCATCGACGCGCCGATCGACCAGGTGCCGAAGACCTGGCGCACCATGGACGCGATCCTGTCCCATTGGCAGGAATTCGGCGTCAGCGGGTTTCGCACCGACATGTCCCACATGATCCCGTTGGAATTCTGGCGTTGGGCGGTGAAACGCTGCCGCGAGCGCGATCCGGATGTCTTCTTCTTCGGCGAGGCCTACGACAGCGATCCGATGAAGCTCACCGACTCGGACGTCCTGCAAGGGCTGCTCGATGCCGGGTTCGACGCCATCTACGACCACCCGCCCTACAAGGTGCTCAAGGGGATCTACGACGGCTCGAATTGGGCGAACGATCTCAACCCGCTGCCCTTCGAAACCCACTTCCACCATTCCGTCCGCTATGCGGAGAACCACGACGAGGTCCGCCTCGCCAGTTTCCTCCACTGGGGCGGGCTCGGCCTGCCGGTCGGGAAGCCGGTGTCCGCCATCCTGCTCGGCATGAGCCGCGGTCCGATCATGATGTACAACGGCCAGGAGGTCGGGGAACAGGCGACCGAGCGCATGGGCTTCGGCGGTGGCGACGGACGCACCAGCATCTTCGACTACGGCAGTATGCCGGAGGTGGTGAAGATGCGCCAAGGCGGGCTCGCCCCGTCCCAGATCGATCTCCGCCAGTGGTATGCGGATCTGCTCGGGCTGGTCGGTGAACCGGCTTTCACCGCCGGTGACTTCTACGGCTTGAATTTCGCCAATGGCGACAACCCGAACTTCGGCCGCGTCGGCAACGAGTCCTACAGCGGTCACTGGTTGTTCGCGTTCCTGCGCCACGATGCGGCCAGCGGCCAGGCCTTCCTGGTGATCACGAACCTCAATGGCCGCGAGACGCTGCGGAACGTCCATGTCCGCATTCCCTATGATGCCCTCCACGGGCTCGGCCGGGACCAAGACGCGTCCATCCATTTCTCCGAGCGGCTGTCCCATCCACTGGAGATCGATGCCTTCACCCAGAGCCTGCCGGGTCTTGGTCTGCCGGTGGGGGATCTCGCCCCGTTCGAGGTCCGCATCCTGGCGTTCTAA
- a CDS encoding endonuclease/exonuclease/phosphatase family protein — protein sequence MSRKVFHHINAPGFLGAFLLSALCLVSGGCERKATGTPDWSAAGATEPAPVATPPARVPAQAADATATGPLRFVSYNVENWLDRSRYSGNPATSGGTKPEKAKQAVVAVLAAVKPDILGVCEIGEAADLSDLQARLKAAGCDLPHVHHTGGIDPARRLALLSRFPITATAKAEKTTYLLNGRTHGMQRGILDATVRVNGKDYRFLGVHLKSKRDVQDGDQEQMRASEAHLLRDHIEGILAGQPETRLVVYGDLNDTKASAVVKTIQGSGNRADSLVPLALKDHHGEAWTQHWDYEDIYSRFDWILVSKTLKPEVDVKASRVVDEPACDDASDHRPVMMVLE from the coding sequence ATGTCCCGCAAGGTTTTCCACCACATCAACGCTCCGGGGTTCCTCGGGGCGTTTTTGTTATCCGCCCTGTGCCTGGTTTCCGGCGGGTGTGAACGGAAAGCCACAGGCACGCCGGACTGGAGCGCGGCGGGCGCGACGGAACCCGCCCCGGTGGCCACGCCCCCCGCCCGGGTTCCAGCCCAAGCGGCGGACGCCACCGCCACGGGGCCGCTGCGGTTCGTGTCCTACAATGTCGAGAACTGGCTCGACCGCAGCCGCTACTCCGGAAACCCGGCCACCTCCGGCGGCACCAAGCCCGAGAAGGCGAAGCAAGCGGTGGTGGCCGTGCTGGCCGCGGTGAAGCCGGACATCCTCGGCGTGTGTGAAATCGGCGAGGCCGCGGACCTTTCCGACCTCCAAGCCCGCTTGAAGGCAGCGGGCTGCGACCTGCCGCATGTCCACCACACCGGCGGAATCGATCCGGCCCGGCGGCTGGCGTTGCTGTCCCGGTTTCCGATCACCGCCACCGCGAAGGCGGAAAAGACCACTTACCTCCTCAATGGCCGCACCCACGGCATGCAGCGCGGCATTCTCGACGCCACCGTAAGGGTGAACGGCAAGGACTACCGCTTCCTCGGCGTGCATCTGAAATCCAAGCGCGACGTGCAGGACGGCGACCAGGAACAGATGCGGGCAAGCGAGGCGCATCTGCTGCGCGATCACATCGAGGGGATTCTCGCAGGCCAACCGGAGACCCGGCTGGTGGTCTACGGCGATCTCAACGACACCAAGGCCAGCGCCGTGGTGAAAACGATCCAAGGCTCCGGCAACCGCGCCGATTCGCTGGTGCCGCTGGCACTCAAGGACCACCACGGCGAGGCCTGGACCCAGCATTGGGACTACGAGGACATCTATTCCCGCTTCGATTGGATCCTGGTGAGCAAGACGCTCAAACCCGAGGTCGATGTGAAGGCATCGCGCGTGGTGGACGAACCCGCCTGCGACGACGCCTCCGATCACCGGCCGGTGATGATGGTCCTCGAGTGA
- a CDS encoding autotransporter-associated beta strand repeat-containing protein encodes MCLSLEARAADGTWTTLTSGGLWSDTANWSGGTVADGSGSTANFNTLNITADNTVHLDGARTLTNLIFGDTTTSSAGSWILDNNGNAANILTLAGTTPTITVNALGTGKSATISAVIDGTTGFTKVGTGTLVLSGVNTYTGSTIIGNSTTAGGTLQLTVNDAIAQSSGVSFSGPAATGGTLGTLAIGSTSQTIKSLSVSYGPSAGQTSAALITGTGTLTVDGASDLVVTHNGGGSQGTTSDAISHLDMSGLTNFEYKGSTNKVRVDGGATANNRGARMTLGANAKFTASSFEIQNVGAPSGDARLSEVLLGNNTTINANTITILGGNSKDSANLKFRTGLATGPTLKIRGTGGTDSDRANINIATGANGTNSGTGTGSMDLYTGATTSVLDAMVGTLQVGSRTAGSSTHSATFSMGGGTLDATAINLGNISGGTGLNSTFSVTGGTVKVGTLTMGTQSAGTLAATFNLNGGAILAAQTIQNGSGTATRTFNWNDGTIKNYDASTNLSVSSALKLAATGTHAFDIGTGRAGTVSGVISEAAAGASLTKTGSGLLTLSGANSHSGTTTVSGGTLALSGSGTLGASTVGVSVSGSSSILDLGGTLQTVGAVTLGGGTIQNGTLTGSSYTSTGGTISASLGGSGNFSQASGTTTLGGINSYTGTTTISGGNFVVNGSLGNTTTTIQNGAALGGSGTIGGATTIQSGGTLAPGNSPGIITFSNSLALQAGSNLDWQFSGDTLATRGTDYDGVDVTGGTLTLETGAILNLLASGTDYTASVWDANRSFKVVNVGGTGSYDGSGNFTLVTTGAGDFAAEGSWGLSYDTTGVTLNWTAVPEPCTAVLGGLGLLVILRRRR; translated from the coding sequence ATGTGCCTTTCCCTCGAAGCCCGGGCCGCCGATGGCACCTGGACCACCTTGACCTCGGGGGGCTTGTGGAGCGATACGGCGAACTGGTCGGGCGGGACAGTGGCGGATGGTTCGGGTTCCACCGCCAACTTCAACACGCTGAACATCACCGCGGACAACACCGTCCACCTCGATGGCGCGCGGACGCTCACCAACCTGATCTTCGGGGACACCACCACCTCGTCCGCCGGCAGCTGGATTCTCGATAACAATGGCAACGCGGCCAACATCCTGACGCTGGCCGGGACCACGCCGACCATCACCGTCAATGCTCTGGGCACCGGCAAGTCCGCCACCATCAGCGCGGTGATCGACGGCACCACCGGCTTCACGAAGGTCGGGACCGGCACCCTCGTGTTGTCCGGAGTCAACACCTACACCGGATCCACGATCATCGGAAACTCCACGACGGCGGGCGGAACCTTGCAGCTCACGGTCAACGACGCCATCGCCCAATCGTCCGGCGTGTCGTTTAGCGGTCCGGCGGCCACCGGCGGCACGCTCGGCACCTTGGCCATTGGTTCCACCAGCCAGACGATCAAAAGCCTTTCCGTTTCATACGGGCCGAGCGCGGGCCAGACGTCCGCGGCCCTGATCACGGGAACGGGCACCTTGACGGTGGATGGCGCGTCCGACCTCGTGGTCACCCATAATGGCGGCGGGAGCCAAGGCACGACCAGCGATGCCATTTCGCACCTCGACATGTCGGGGCTGACGAATTTCGAGTACAAGGGTTCCACCAACAAGGTGAGGGTGGATGGAGGTGCCACGGCCAACAACCGCGGGGCCCGCATGACGTTGGGTGCCAATGCCAAGTTCACCGCCAGCAGCTTTGAGATCCAGAACGTGGGCGCGCCCAGCGGCGACGCCCGTCTCAGCGAGGTGCTCCTTGGCAACAATACCACCATCAATGCCAACACAATCACGATCCTCGGTGGGAACAGCAAGGACAGCGCCAATCTCAAGTTCCGCACCGGCTTGGCCACCGGCCCCACGCTGAAGATCCGCGGCACCGGTGGCACCGACTCCGACCGGGCCAACATCAACATCGCCACCGGTGCGAACGGCACCAACAGCGGCACGGGCACGGGCAGCATGGATCTCTACACCGGTGCCACCACCAGTGTGTTGGACGCGATGGTCGGGACCTTGCAGGTGGGAAGCCGCACCGCTGGCAGCAGCACCCATTCCGCCACCTTCAGCATGGGCGGCGGCACGCTGGACGCAACGGCGATCAATCTCGGGAACATCTCCGGCGGCACCGGGCTGAATTCCACCTTCTCCGTCACCGGCGGCACCGTGAAGGTGGGCACGCTCACCATGGGGACGCAGAGCGCGGGGACCTTGGCCGCCACCTTCAACCTGAACGGCGGCGCCATTCTCGCCGCGCAGACCATCCAGAACGGTAGCGGCACCGCCACCCGCACGTTCAATTGGAACGATGGCACGATCAAAAACTACGACGCGTCCACCAATCTCTCCGTCAGCAGCGCGCTGAAGCTCGCGGCCACCGGCACCCACGCCTTCGACATCGGGACGGGGCGCGCCGGCACGGTGTCCGGTGTCATCAGCGAGGCTGCGGCGGGGGCCTCGCTCACCAAGACCGGCTCGGGGCTGCTGACGCTTTCCGGTGCGAACTCCCATTCCGGCACCACCACGGTTTCGGGCGGCACGCTCGCGCTTTCGGGTTCCGGCACGCTGGGGGCTTCCACCGTCGGGGTGTCGGTTTCCGGCAGCTCCTCCATCCTCGATCTCGGTGGCACCTTGCAAACGGTGGGCGCGGTCACCCTCGGCGGCGGAACGATCCAGAACGGCACGCTCACCGGTTCCTCTTACACCTCCACTGGAGGCACGATTTCCGCCAGCCTCGGTGGCTCCGGGAATTTCTCGCAGGCGTCCGGCACCACCACCCTGGGCGGGATCAACAGCTACACCGGCACGACCACCATTTCCGGGGGCAACTTCGTGGTGAATGGCAGCCTCGGCAACACGACCACCACCATCCAGAACGGCGCGGCTCTCGGGGGCAGCGGCACCATCGGCGGGGCCACCACCATCCAGAGCGGCGGCACCCTGGCCCCCGGCAACTCGCCGGGCATCATCACCTTTTCCAACAGCCTCGCCCTCCAGGCCGGATCGAACCTCGACTGGCAGTTCAGCGGCGACACCCTCGCGACCCGTGGCACGGACTACGACGGCGTGGACGTCACCGGCGGCACCCTGACGCTGGAAACCGGCGCGATCCTCAATCTGCTCGCCTCCGGCACCGATTACACGGCATCCGTCTGGGACGCGAACCGCAGTTTCAAGGTGGTGAACGTGGGCGGCACCGGTAGCTACGATGGTTCTGGTAATTTCACCCTCGTCACCACCGGCGCGGGTGATTTCGCCGCCGAGGGATCGTGGGGACTCAGCTACGATACCACCGGCGTGACCCTGAACTGGACCGCGGTTCCCGAGCCCTGCACCGCCGTCCTCGGTGGTCTCGGATTGCTCGTGATCCTGCGCCGCCGCCGCTGA